Proteins from one Pontibacter korlensis genomic window:
- the pstB gene encoding phosphate ABC transporter ATP-binding protein PstB codes for MSKKENKLEALNLNAYYGDFHALKSINIAMEEKAVTAFIGPSGCGKSTFLRTFNRMNDYIDGFRVEGSILLDGRDIYQKDIRVDELRKEVGMVFQKPNPFPKSIFENVVYGLKIQGIKKKSVLEEVAEKSLRQAALWDEVKDKLDKSALALSGGQQQRLCIARALAISPSVLLMDEPASALDPISSAKIEELIYELKDDYTIVIVTHNMQQAGRVSDHTAFFYMGELVEYNKTKTIFTSPKDDRTQNYITGRFG; via the coding sequence ATGAGTAAAAAAGAAAATAAACTCGAGGCCTTAAACCTCAACGCCTACTACGGAGACTTTCATGCGCTGAAAAGCATTAACATAGCCATGGAGGAGAAAGCCGTAACGGCCTTTATTGGTCCATCGGGCTGTGGCAAGTCTACGTTTCTGCGCACCTTCAACCGTATGAACGACTACATTGATGGCTTTAGGGTTGAAGGAAGCATCCTGCTGGACGGCAGAGATATTTACCAGAAAGACATACGGGTAGATGAGCTGCGTAAAGAAGTGGGCATGGTTTTCCAGAAGCCTAATCCTTTTCCGAAGAGCATTTTCGAAAACGTTGTGTATGGCCTAAAGATACAGGGCATCAAGAAAAAATCTGTACTGGAGGAAGTGGCTGAAAAGTCGCTGCGACAGGCTGCCCTTTGGGATGAGGTTAAAGATAAACTTGATAAATCGGCTTTGGCTTTATCCGGAGGTCAGCAACAGCGCTTGTGTATTGCCCGTGCTCTGGCTATTTCACCATCGGTATTGTTAATGGACGAGCCTGCATCAGCCCTTGACCCTATCTCCTCAGCTAAAATAGAGGAGTTGATTTACGAACTGAAGGATGATTATACTATCGTAATCGTAACGCACAACATGCAGCAGGCGGGGCGTGTAAGCGACCACACGGCTTTCTTCTATATGGGCGAGTTGGTGGAGTACAACAAGACCAAAACAATATTTACAAGCCCTAAAGACGATCGTACTCAGAATTACATTACAGGCCGCTTTGGTTAA
- the pstC gene encoding phosphate ABC transporter permease subunit PstC: MRTSEKIIEGLLWLSAAITILITVGIIWVLLSESISFFREVSLIEFLTEKEWTPLFSDKKFGIMPLVAGTLLTTAVAIAVALPIGLTIAIYLNEYAHARMKQVVKPLLEVLATIPTVVYGFFALTVVTPFLQTLIPSLAGFNALSAGIVMGIMIIPMISSLSEDAISSVPRSLREAAYGMGSTRLQTAFGVMVPAASSGIVVSVILAISRAVGETMIVAIAAGQQPRLTLNPLVPIETITTYIVQVSLGDVPRGSLEYRTIFAAGITLFIFTFALNNLSFWIKKKYQEKYD, encoded by the coding sequence TGCCGCCATAACCATACTTATCACAGTTGGTATTATTTGGGTCCTTCTCTCAGAGTCCATTAGCTTTTTCAGAGAGGTTTCTTTGATAGAGTTCTTAACGGAGAAAGAATGGACGCCACTGTTCTCTGATAAGAAATTTGGTATTATGCCTCTTGTGGCGGGCACACTGCTCACCACAGCCGTAGCCATTGCCGTGGCACTCCCGATTGGCTTAACTATAGCCATCTATCTAAATGAGTATGCCCACGCCCGAATGAAACAAGTAGTAAAGCCACTGCTCGAGGTACTGGCCACTATCCCAACGGTAGTATACGGTTTCTTTGCCCTAACTGTAGTTACTCCTTTTCTTCAGACACTTATACCCTCTCTGGCTGGTTTTAACGCCCTCTCAGCAGGTATTGTAATGGGTATTATGATTATCCCGATGATCTCCTCACTGAGTGAAGACGCCATCAGCTCTGTGCCACGCTCGTTACGTGAAGCCGCTTATGGCATGGGATCTACCCGGCTGCAAACAGCGTTTGGTGTAATGGTTCCTGCAGCCTCCTCAGGTATTGTGGTGTCGGTTATACTTGCCATTTCCAGAGCAGTGGGCGAAACTATGATTGTGGCCATTGCCGCCGGTCAGCAGCCCCGCCTAACGCTCAACCCACTTGTACCTATCGAGACCATCACTACTTACATCGTGCAGGTAAGTTTGGGAGACGTGCCTCGGGGATCTCTGGAGTACAGAACAATTTTTGCGGCAGGTATCACCCTGTTCATCTTCACATTTGCGCTGAACAACCTCAGCTTCTGGATCAAAAAGAAATATCAGGAAAAGTATGACTAA
- the pstA gene encoding phosphate ABC transporter permease PstA, giving the protein MTNSDINRLKDKAFQIFGIFCTFIGLVVLAIFLIDIVVEGVGRIDWDFITSLPSRRASRAGILTAWVGTLWILVLTTLIAFPLGVAAGVYLEEYGKKNKMANFLEINIANLAGVPSIIYGLLGLEIFVRQMRLGGSLLAGALTLSLLILPIIIVTTREAIKAVPRSIRDGSFALGASKWQTVWFQVLPASFGGILTGIILALSRAVGEAAPLIVIGALAYVPFTPSSPLDEFTVLPIQIFNWTSRPQEAFLTNAAAAIIVLLLITFLLNGLAVYLRNKQQKKVRW; this is encoded by the coding sequence ATGACTAACTCTGACATCAACAGGCTAAAAGATAAAGCCTTTCAGATCTTCGGCATCTTTTGTACCTTCATAGGGCTGGTTGTATTAGCTATTTTCCTGATCGATATAGTTGTTGAAGGCGTAGGCCGCATAGATTGGGATTTTATAACGAGCCTGCCATCACGCAGAGCGAGCCGTGCCGGTATCCTTACTGCCTGGGTGGGAACGCTCTGGATCCTGGTATTGACGACGCTGATTGCCTTTCCGCTGGGTGTGGCTGCTGGTGTGTACCTGGAGGAGTATGGCAAGAAGAATAAAATGGCTAACTTCCTGGAGATAAATATTGCTAACCTGGCTGGGGTACCGTCTATCATTTACGGTTTGCTGGGTCTGGAAATTTTTGTGCGCCAGATGCGCCTTGGGGGCAGCTTACTGGCAGGTGCGCTTACACTATCGCTCCTCATCTTGCCAATAATTATTGTGACGACCCGTGAAGCCATAAAAGCTGTACCGCGCAGTATACGCGATGGTTCTTTTGCTTTGGGCGCGTCTAAATGGCAAACAGTATGGTTCCAGGTGCTGCCAGCCTCTTTCGGAGGTATACTTACAGGTATCATTCTGGCGCTGTCGAGAGCGGTTGGTGAAGCAGCTCCTTTGATTGTGATTGGTGCGCTAGCATATGTTCCTTTCACACCTAGTTCGCCGCTGGATGAGTTTACGGTACTGCCTATCCAGATCTTTAACTGGACCTCCAGACCACAGGAGGCTTTCTTAACTAACGCAGCTGCGGCTATTATTGTACTGTTGCTCATTACTTTCCTGCTGAACGGACTTGCCGTTTACCTGCGCAACAAGCAGCAGAAAAAAGTTAGGTGGTAG